The genomic window GGACTAGGAGCCGTGTGGCGCGAAGCTCCATGCACCACCTCCACCGTCATTCCCCGCGAAAGCGGGGAATCCAGTCTCCCAGAGGCGTCAATGCTTCACACAACCGCCGCGGCGTACTGGATCGCCCGGTCAAGCCGGGCGATGACACCGCAGTTGAGGCAACCACTTGCGTCCCGTTGGCGCGAAGCGCAGATACATTGCAGGCTAATTCCACCTCATCGGCAGATTGAGCAGCCCCCTGAACGCCCAGCCGCCGATCCGCACCGGCTCGTCGTCAGCGATCTCGAGCTGCTTGACGCGCGCGAACACGGTCGGCAGCGCGACGTCGGCGATCATGGCGCGGGAAGCCCAGGCGCCGGCGCAGAAATGCGGGCCGGCGCCAAAGGCGACGCTCTTCGACGTGTCTCGTCTCACGTCAAACTGGTCGGCACGCTCAAAATGCTTCTCGTCGCGATTGGCCGAGCCGAACATCAGGAACACGCGCTCATCGAGCTCGAATGAGACGTCGCGGATGCTCCAAGGTCTTGCGATGCGGCGCGGCGACATGCCGATCGGCGAGATCCAGCGGGCGTATTCCTCGAAGGCCTGGAGCCAGGACACCTCGCCCCTGCGCACGAGATCGAGCTGGTCGGGATGGGTGAGCAGCGCCCAGACCGTGCCGGCGATGGCCTTGCGCGGCTCGTTCTGGCCGCCTGAGATCGCGAGCTTGACGTTGGCGCGCACGCTCTCCATGGGCATGCCGGAGGCGAGGAGCACGCCGAGGATGCTCTGGTCGGGATTTTTGCGCATGACCGGCAGGATGTCGTCGATCGCGGCGTCGATGCCTGACGTCGCGGCATGGCAGCGCGCCTCGACCGCGGGATCGCCGGCATAGTTGGCGATGCCCTCGATCATGCCCTGCGACCACGCATCCATGTCCTGGAAACCGATATTGGTGAGGCCGGTGATCGACTTCAGACATTCGCCGGAGAACGGCAAGGCGAAGTCGCGCATGAAATCGATGCGCCCGGGTTCGATCGCGTCGATGATGCGGTCGGCATGGGCCTGGAACTGCGCCGTCCAGTGCGCCTTCACCGTCTTCGGCGACACCGTCGGAAACATCGCGCGGCGCTCGACCTGATGCGCCTCGCCGTCCTTGCGCATCATGTTGTGGCCCATCAGCCGGTTCATCAGGCCCGCCGGCTGGTGCGAGGAGAACACGTCGATCTGCTTCTCGGAGATCGAGATGTCGTCGCGGCTCGTCAGCAGCGTCGAGCCGAGCTGCGGCACGAAGGCGATCGGCGCCTTCTTGCGCATTTCCGCGAGCATCGGATAGGGATCGGCCCAGAATGTATCAGGGTCGATGTCGATGCGCGGCGCGGTGCTCAAGGCGGTCTCCCCTGGATTCTCGTTTGTTCCAGGCCAGACTAGCGAACTCCGCAACCGGCGTCTGTCCCTAGCGATAGGGACGGACTGAGTTACTGGGCCTCGGCGATCTTCGGTCCAGATGACGGCATCTGCGCGTTAGTTGCCGAGGGCCGGTTCGGCGGCGATGCCGGGTCCGGCGATCGGGAAGCGGCGTCTAGCGGCGCTCCCTGGGATGGTCGACGGGCAGCGATTGCCGGAAGCACGATCACTTTCGCCCCGACCTTCACCCGCTCATAAAGGTCCACGACGTCCTCATTGGTCAGCCGGATACAGCCGGACGAAACCCGCTTCCCGATCGTATCGGGCTTGTTGGTGCCGTGAATTCTATATTCGGTCTCGCCGAGATACATCGCCCGCGCGCCGAGCGGGTTGCCGGGACCGCCTGCCATGAACCTCGGCAGATAAGGCTGACGCGAGACCATCTCCGCAGGCGGATGCCAATCCGGCCATTCTGCTTTGCGGGCCACAGTCTGTTCACCGGACCATGTGAAACCTTCGCGGCCGACACCGATGCCGTAGCGCATCGCCTGCCTGTCGTTCAGAACGAAATAAAGGAAAGTGTTTCCGGTATCGATGATCACGGTGCCCGGCGTCTGATGGCTGGCGTAGTCAACCACCTGCCGGACAAATGCTCCGGGACCGTCAGCGGCTTTTGGTGGTTCGACCAGAGGCGCCGGAGCCGGAATCGGAGCCGGAGCAGGAGCCGGCGCTGCCGCCGCTGCGCGAACTGGAGTTGCCACGTAAACCGGAGTTGACGACGCCTGGGCTTGTTGCGCGGCCGGTTTTCGGATCGGTTGCACGCTCGTCGGGCGAGACAGCAAACTGTACCCCACTACGGCGATGGCCACGGCGCCAATCGCGACTCTCGCGACCATTGGTATCGCGAGCGTCTCTGCCTTTCCACGTTTCGCCCGCTTACCCATATCTTTCCCCAGGTCACTGTGCCTGGAAGAGGTACCCAGCAAAATTTAAGAAACTTCGAAGCGATGTCGCTCAGACTGAAACCGTCAGCGATGGTTAACGCCGAATCCTTGTTCGGCAGCATCAAAATCGGGAGTACCGCTTGATACTCAGGTCCCGACGTGGACGACGCGCTTCTCATCGCGAAACGAGTCGAGGTCCGGCGGAGCGGACACGCTACGTCCCTTTATCGACGGCGGCTTCAGGTCAAAAGGCGACGATCATGACGGGCGGGCTGCGTATCCGCTTTGCTCTCGGAAGCAGATATCGCGGACTTGGAGTACCCGTCAGTTCAGGCTGCGGGGACCCGCAAGCAGGCGCAGCACGATCGCGAACAATTCATTCTGCGAGGAGATGCCGAGCCGCTCATAGGCGCGCTTGCGATAGGTCAGGATCGAATGCAGGCTGATGCCGAGCCCTTTCGAGATCGCCTCGGAGCTGTAGCCTGCGAGGATGTGCCGGCAGACCTCCTGCTCGCGCGGGGTGAGCCCGGCAAGCGGCGCGCGCGTCGCGAACAAGGCAGCTAAAGACTGATCGGGCGTTGCGGTCTGCTGAAAATGACGCGCGACGCTCGCGCCGATCGCCGGTGCAATCGCCCAAAGCCGCTCGCGCTGCGTGGCGCTGAATCGGCCTTGCGCGGTGATGCGGTAGAAATTCACGTAGAAGCAGGTGTCATCGACCCAGATCGCGGTCGCGCATTTGTCGACGATGCCGGAATCCTGGAAGAAGATTTTCCGGTAGCGCGCCCCATACATGCGCGGCGCGAACGCGGGCAGCATGATCGGCGCGCCGCTCTCGCGTTCGAACAGCGTATCCCGGTTGGGATCGGATTCGTGGAAATGTCCGGCATAGGCGGCACCGAGATCACCGCCGATGGGGATGTTGCCGGCATCGAGCAGGCAGCGCGCAGCGCCGGCGCGGCTCAACGCGAACACCATGCAATGGCCGACATCGGCCTGCCGCCGCAGAGTGTCGATCAGCACATTTGGAAAATCGGAGCGGCCGATGGCGAGCACCGTCGACGTGACATCGCCACCCACTGAATGTGCAGGTACCGCGTGAGACCGCATCGCTCTCTCCCTAGCGCTTTGTGCCGATTTTACCAGCAACTGCGATAGGTCGAAAGGCTGCAACGGGGTCAAAAACTGCCATGGACCAAGGCCGATATAGTGTCCGCGATGGGTCTTGGCCGTGTAAAAACGGCCTTACAGGACCATCAGTCTTGCCAAAACTGGTCCGGTCTCAGGCCGCGATCGCGGCGATCAGCGGCCTGATCCCGAGGATATTCATTGCTCGGGTCAGATTGTAGGCCAGAACCGAGAGGGCCATCTCGGCGGCTACCTTTGGGAGGGTTTTGGTCAGGAAGTGCGTTGCTCCCATGCGTGCCTTCATCGTGCCGAACGGGTGCTCGACAGTCTCGCGACGAAGGCGCATAGCGAGCGGGTTCGCATCGAGCCGCTGCTGCACGGCGTCGAGCAGATCCTCGTGCTCCCATCGCGTGATCCGTCGCTCTGACCCGGGCGTACACTGGGGTTTGATCGAGCAATTCTTACAGGCGCTGGTCCAGTATCGCCGCAGCATCTTGTCGGCTTCTTCGTTTGTATAGCGATACGGCAATCGCTCCCCGGCCGGACAACGATAGGCGTCTTCCTCCGGCAAATAGACAAAGTCCTGCTTACCGAAGCGTCCGTCCGACTTGGCGCCCGAAGTCATCGGCTTAGGCAGAGTTACCGTGATGCCGGCCTCGTGGCAGGCGAGGATCTCCGGGCTGCTGAAGTAGCCGCGATCGGCAACGGCCTCGAGCGTCTCAGCCTTCAGAACAGCCTTCGCCTGCCTGGCCATATTGGCAAGTTGTGCCCGATCTGAGCCGCTGTTCGTCACCTCATGCGCGATGATCAGGTGATTGTCGGTATCGACGGCGACTTGGACATTGTAGCCGACAACGCCGGATCCGCGGCCACTGGTTGCCATCGAACGGCTATCCGGATCGGTCAGGGAGATTTGCTGATCCGGCGAAGCAAGCATCTGCTTCTCATAGGCAGCAAGCTTGCCCATCTCCCCCTTCAGCTTCGTCAGCTTCTCGGTAAGCCTCGTCACCTTCGCCGCCAGCGCCTCGCTCGGCTGCTGTCGGTCGGCCGTGTCAAGTTGGCTCAAATAGCGCGCGACGCTCTCCTCCAACTGAGCACGCCGCCGCTCCACCTTCGCGCGCGTGAAGTTCCTGTCCCGGTTGTTCACGGCCTTGAACTTGCTCCCATCGATGGCGACGCTCGCCGTCGTGAGAAGACCCATCCCGCGGCAGAGCTCGACAAAACGCACACAGACCTTACGCAGCCCGACGCTGTTGTCCTTGCGGAAGTCCGCGATCGTCTTGTGATCAGGAGCAAGCCGACCCAGCAGCCACATCACCTCGATGTTCCGTCCAGCCTCTCGTTCCAGCCGCCGGCTTGACTGTACCCGGTTCAGATAGCCGTAGATGTAAAGCTTCAGGAGAACCGAGGGGTGATACGACGGCCGGCCAGTCGCCGCCGGCGCAACTCCGCCGAAGCACATCTCGGCCAGATCAAGCGCATCGACAAACTCGTCGATCGCGCGAACAGGGTTGTTCTCGTCAATGAAATCATCGAGGCATTCAGGCAACAGCGTCCGCTGCCCACGATCCGCCTCTTCAACGAAGCGCCTCATCGATTCCCCCAAAGAATCACAGGAGAATCATAACAGCAGCCCAGCGTTTTCACACAGCCAGGGTCCAGAGGTGTAAGTGGTAACGGCCGGTAATCTAGGCGCTGGTTGCAGCGAACTCACCCGTTCCGCCGCGAGGAACGATCGCATCAGCCCCGCTTTATTCGTCAGCATCATCAGAGTTTGAAGCGGTTTGCGGTATCTGGGCCGCCAACCGAAGGACCCGGTAATGCGCATCCTTCTCGTTGGGGGTACGGGGCTTATCGGATCGGCAATCCACGCCAGGCTGTCCGCCGAAGGGCATGAATGCGTATTGGTGTCGCGTCATGCGGCGGCACCCGAAGCGCGCCACATCGCCCTCGATATTGCTCGGACCACCAATGCTTCGACATGGAAGAGCCTTCTTGCAGGCGTCGATGCCGTCATCAACGCGGCGGGTGCCCTGCAGGGACAGAACATGCAAGGCGTTCATGTCGCCGGCAGTGCGGCGCTTTATGCGGCCTGCGAAAGCGCGGGCGTCCGCCGTGTGATCCTGTTCTCGGCGATCGGCAGCAATCGCGATGCCCTGACCGATTTTTCCCGCACCAAACGGGACGGCGAAGCCGCCTTGATGGCGAGGGACCTCGATTGGGTCGTGCTGCGGCCTTCCGTCGTGGTGGGCCGGGCCGCCTATGGTGGCAGCGCGCTGTTGCGAGGGCTGGCATCACTACCGGTTCTACCGGTCATGCCGGACACGGCGGCGATCCAACCGGTGCATCTCGACGACGTCATCGACACGGTTGTGTTCTTCCTGCAACCCGGCGCGCCTTCCCGCCTCGCGCTTGATCTGGCCGGTCCGCGGCGGATGGCCTTCAGCGACGCGGTCGCGCTGTTTCGCTCTTGGCTGCGCTGGAGGCCGGCTTACCGCCTGCACCTGCCGTCCTGGGCGGCTTCGGCAGCCTATCGCGCCGGTGACGTTGCGCAGATGCTGGGCTGGGCAACGCCGGTCAACGCGACGGCACAGGGCGAGATGCGGCGCGGCGCGACCGGTGATCCCGAGCCCTGGCGTCAGGTCACCGGCATGAGGCCGCGCGATCTCGAAGTCGCGCTCACACGCGAACCCGCCTCGGTGCAGGAACGCTGGTTTGCACGGCTCTATGTGCTCAAGCCGCTGGTATTCGGCGTCTTCGGCCTGTTCTGGATCGCCACAGGCATCATCTCGCTCGGCCCGGGCTGGGAAATTGGAATGTCGTTGCTCCGGGAAGGCAGGCTGCAAGAACAGTTCGCGGCCCTCACCGTCATCGCCGGCGCACTCGCCGACATCGTCATTGGCCTTGCAATTCTTTACCGGCCTCTGAGCCGCTATGGGCTATGGGCAGCACTGATCATCTCGCTCACCTATGTCGTGATCGGTACGACACTGGTGCCGCGGCTGTGGGCCGATCCGCTCGGACCAATGCTGAAGATCTGGCCGGTGCTGATGCTCAATCTGGTCGCCATGGCGATCCGAGAGGATCGCTGATGCTCTATTTCCTTGTGAAGATGGTGCACATCATCGGTGCTGCGGTCCTGCTCGGCACCGGTGCCGGCATCGCCTTCTTCATGCTGGTGGCGCATCTACGCGGTGACCCGCGCGAGATCGCGGGGGTCGCGCGGACGGTCGTGCTGGCCGACTTCCTGTTCACGGCGAGCGCCGTGATCCTGCAGCCGATCACTGGCACATGGCTCGCCTGGTCAAGCGGGTATTCCCTTGGCGATGGCTGGATTGCGGCATCCATCGCACTCTATGTGGTGACCGGCGCCTTCTGGCTGCCTGTCGTGTGGCTGCAGATGCAAATGCGCGATCTTGCCGTCCGTGCGGTCGAGACCGACGCCAAGCTGCCCGCCGAGTATGACCGTCTCTTCCGATGGTGGTTCGCCTTCGGATTTCCGGCGTTCGCAGCGGTGCTGGCTATCTTCTGGCTGATGATCACACGCCCAGCTATTCCATACTGGGACTAGATTGACGCACCTCTTCAGAGCCTCGCTGTCCGGGACGTGCACTGCCTCTTCCACGTGGGATTTTCAGCCCACCGGGCCCAGTGTCCAATCGTCCCCTGAAAGCGGGCTGACCCTCACGTCCTTAATGACTCCGCGCTCCAGGCTCGGATCGAAATGGCGCATCGTGCGCTCGTTGAAGTCAATGATGCGGCCGGGCCTGAGTGGTCCGACGTCATTGATCTTGACGATGACCTTCTTGCCTGCGGCCTCGACGAGAGCATATTTCGGCCTCACACCAAATTGGACCCCACCAAATTTCCGGCGCAAGCTTGTCTTGATGGCAGCCGTCCAGGCAGAGGGATCATAACGCTCGCCAGACGCTGTGCGCGGACCGCCCTCCTCCTTGCCGGGTTTGAATGGATTGTACATGGATGCGGCGCCTACGACCGCATTCCCAGAGACGGCATCGACATCGACGACGGCATTTGAGTGACCCCCACGCGTTTCACTTCGAGCAACGGTAACAGAAACGGCAAGCGCAAGCAGGGCGCCGCAAATTGCGGCGCTCGAGCGGAACAGCATCATAACTCCTGTGATTTTTTCGTCGTCCGGTTCCCGACACCGCAAACAGGCGCAAGCGAACGCGGAAGCGTTCACGAAACTTGCGCCGATGTTTTGCGGATTCGCGCCAACCCCTTGGCTATGGAACCGTTGTGTGAACCAGGGCGGTTCCCACGCAGTGTTTTAAGTTGTCACCGACTAAGACAGAGATTGCGTCAGCAACATGACTTAACGAACGGCCTATTCCGCGGCCGCCTTCACCGGGGCGACGTTGATCGCGAGCTTGCCGTAGCGATCCGTAAAAGCCTGGGTGTCGATCTCTTCCAGCTTGATCTCGCCGCTCATCACACCCTGTTTCCACGCCGCCTGGGCCGGATCGTTCTGGAACTCCGGCATCACCTCGCGGCCGAACAGCTCGAGCGATTCGCAGATGTGCTCGTGGCTGTTCTTGCCGGCCTGGTTGAGCAGGATGACTTGGTCGATATGCGAAGACTGGAAGCGCTTCAGCTTCCTGCGGATGGTCTCGGGCGAGCCGATCAGGCCGCCGCGCAAGGCCGCCTCCTGCGCTTGCGGATTATCGCGCTTCCACTTGTTGTACTCGTCCCACATGTTGACGGTGCCGGGCGCAGGCCGCTGGCGGTTCTGCGAGGCGCCGTAGAAGCGCAGCGCGAACTGGAAGAAGGTGGCGCCGTCGGCGCGGGCACGCGCCTCTTCGTCGGTCTTGGCGCACATGAAGAACGAGACCAGCGCCATGTTCGGATTGATCTCGTAGTCGGCGAGCTTGGTGAGCCGCTTGGTCATCGCGTTGTAATAGGCGTGCACCCACGCATGCGCGGCGCCGGCACTGACGAACTGGAAGCCGAGCGCGCCAAAGCCGTGGCGGCCGGCGCGCTCGATGGTCGGCAGTTGCGAGCACGCCATCCACAGCGGCGGATGCGGCTTCTGCACCGGCTTCGGCACGACGTTGCGCAAGGGGATGTCGAAATACTTGCCGTGATGCTCGCTGCCGCCATCTTTGAACATCGGGAAGATCGCGGCTACGGCCTCCTCGAACACCTCCTTCTTGGACTCCATGTCGCGGCTGAACGGGGTGAGCTCGGTGATAGACGCGCTCTCGCCCATGCCGAATTCACAGCGCCCGTTACTGAGCAGATCGAGCACCGCGACGCGTTCGGCGACGCGCGCCGGGTGATTTGTCGTGAGCTGGAGGATGCCGTGGCCGAGCCTGATCTTCTGCGTGCGCTGGCTGGCAGCGGCGAGGAACGATTCCGGGGAAGGCGAGTGCGAATATTCTTCGAGGAAGTGATGCTCGACCACCCAGGCGTGGTCGTAGCCCAGCCTATCGGCAAGCTCCATCTGCGAGAGCGCGTTCTGGTAGAGCCTGAGTTCGTCGCCGGCCACCCAAGGCCGTGGCAGTTGCAGCTCGTAGAAGATGCCGAACTTCATGGCGTCGCTCTCCCGCATTGTTCTTGTTAAGCGCATCTTAATGCGCGAGGTGGCGCTGTCCACCGACTCGCAATTCCGTCATACGGACATCGCTCGGCATGGCGCGGAATCAACGCAACGCTAACGCTTGCTGTGTGCGACACGCCCTCGCCCTGAGCCGTTGATCCAAATCAAGGTAACTGGACCTCATCCTCCTAAGGTGCCGGCAGGTAACGGCCCGGATGCCGTCTCGCTTCCCATATCCCTATCAGAGAGTCCGAATATGTCGGCCCCTGACGACACGACAGATCGCGTGCGCCGTAAGCGCATGGAGATTTTCGCCTTCCTGTTCCTGACCGCGGTCGTGATGCCCGTCCTCGCGGTTGGGACCGTCGGCTCTTACGGCCTCGGCGTCTGGATCTACCAGATGTTCGCCGGCCCTCCCGGCCCGCCACCCTCCCCGCATTGATCCCTAAGAAGCGAAAGGCAGGCATCATGGCCCAAGCCTCACTGAACAAAGCCTCATTCAACAAGGCCACACTCAACCGCCGTGCCCTAATCACCGGCCGGGTGCTCAGCAATGAACGCATCATCCCGCCGCCGGGATGCGAGATCGCCAGCATCCTGGTGCAGGCGCGGCCCGAGCGGCTCGCTGAGGTCGAAGCCGAGATCACCGCGCTGGCCGGCTGCGAGATCCATGGCCGCGACGCGCGCGGCAAACTCGTCGTCGTGACCGAAGCGCCTGATGCCGGCAGCCTCGGCACCCTGCTCAACACCATCCAGTCGCTGCGAGACGTCTATTCCGCGGCGCTGGTCTTTCACGCCATCGAAACCGCCTGAAGGCCGGGAGAGCCATCATGACATCGCCCAAGCTCGACCGCCGCCAGATGCTGAAATTGGAGGCGGCCGCCATCGCCGCTGCTGCCGCCGGGCTGCCGGCCCCGGCGCTCGCCGCCAATCTCGTCACCGAGCGCACCAACAGCGAAATGAAGTGGGACAAGGCCGCCTGCCGCTTCTGCGGCACCGGCTGCTCGGTGATGGTCGCGACCAAGGACAATCGCATTGTCGCCACCCATGGCGACATCAAGGCCGAGGTCAATCGCGGCCTCAATTGCGTCAAGGGCTACTTCCTCTCCAAGATCATGTACGGCCATGACCGCCTGACGCAACCGATGCTGCGCAAGACGGCTGGCAAATATGACAAGAACGGCGAGTTCACGCCTGTTACCTGGACCGAAGCCTTCGACAT from Bradyrhizobium zhanjiangense includes these protein-coding regions:
- a CDS encoding septal ring lytic transglycosylase RlpA family protein, with product MMLFRSSAAICGALLALAVSVTVARSETRGGHSNAVVDVDAVSGNAVVGAASMYNPFKPGKEEGGPRTASGERYDPSAWTAAIKTSLRRKFGGVQFGVRPKYALVEAAGKKVIVKINDVGPLRPGRIIDFNERTMRHFDPSLERGVIKDVRVSPLSGDDWTLGPVG
- a CDS encoding LLM class flavin-dependent oxidoreductase, whose translation is MKFGIFYELQLPRPWVAGDELRLYQNALSQMELADRLGYDHAWVVEHHFLEEYSHSPSPESFLAAASQRTQKIRLGHGILQLTTNHPARVAERVAVLDLLSNGRCEFGMGESASITELTPFSRDMESKKEVFEEAVAAIFPMFKDGGSEHHGKYFDIPLRNVVPKPVQKPHPPLWMACSQLPTIERAGRHGFGALGFQFVSAGAAHAWVHAYYNAMTKRLTKLADYEINPNMALVSFFMCAKTDEEARARADGATFFQFALRFYGASQNRQRPAPGTVNMWDEYNKWKRDNPQAQEAALRGGLIGSPETIRRKLKRFQSSHIDQVILLNQAGKNSHEHICESLELFGREVMPEFQNDPAQAAWKQGVMSGEIKLEEIDTQAFTDRYGKLAINVAPVKAAAE
- a CDS encoding IS1182 family transposase, with the protein product MRRFVEEADRGQRTLLPECLDDFIDENNPVRAIDEFVDALDLAEMCFGGVAPAATGRPSYHPSVLLKLYIYGYLNRVQSSRRLEREAGRNIEVMWLLGRLAPDHKTIADFRKDNSVGLRKVCVRFVELCRGMGLLTTASVAIDGSKFKAVNNRDRNFTRAKVERRRAQLEESVARYLSQLDTADRQQPSEALAAKVTRLTEKLTKLKGEMGKLAAYEKQMLASPDQQISLTDPDSRSMATSGRGSGVVGYNVQVAVDTDNHLIIAHEVTNSGSDRAQLANMARQAKAVLKAETLEAVADRGYFSSPEILACHEAGITVTLPKPMTSGAKSDGRFGKQDFVYLPEEDAYRCPAGERLPYRYTNEEADKMLRRYWTSACKNCSIKPQCTPGSERRITRWEHEDLLDAVQQRLDANPLAMRLRRETVEHPFGTMKARMGATHFLTKTLPKVAAEMALSVLAYNLTRAMNILGIRPLIAAIAA
- a CDS encoding DUF2269 family protein, coding for MLYFLVKMVHIIGAAVLLGTGAGIAFFMLVAHLRGDPREIAGVARTVVLADFLFTASAVILQPITGTWLAWSSGYSLGDGWIAASIALYVVTGAFWLPVVWLQMQMRDLAVRAVETDAKLPAEYDRLFRWWFAFGFPAFAAVLAIFWLMITRPAIPYWD
- a CDS encoding chaperone NapD; the encoded protein is MAQASLNKASFNKATLNRRALITGRVLSNERIIPPPGCEIASILVQARPERLAEVEAEITALAGCEIHGRDARGKLVVVTEAPDAGSLGTLLNTIQSLRDVYSAALVFHAIETA
- a CDS encoding SDR family oxidoreductase gives rise to the protein MRILLVGGTGLIGSAIHARLSAEGHECVLVSRHAAAPEARHIALDIARTTNASTWKSLLAGVDAVINAAGALQGQNMQGVHVAGSAALYAACESAGVRRVILFSAIGSNRDALTDFSRTKRDGEAALMARDLDWVVLRPSVVVGRAAYGGSALLRGLASLPVLPVMPDTAAIQPVHLDDVIDTVVFFLQPGAPSRLALDLAGPRRMAFSDAVALFRSWLRWRPAYRLHLPSWAASAAYRAGDVAQMLGWATPVNATAQGEMRRGATGDPEPWRQVTGMRPRDLEVALTREPASVQERWFARLYVLKPLVFGVFGLFWIATGIISLGPGWEIGMSLLREGRLQEQFAALTVIAGALADIVIGLAILYRPLSRYGLWAALIISLTYVVIGTTLVPRLWADPLGPMLKIWPVLMLNLVAMAIREDR
- a CDS encoding helix-turn-helix transcriptional regulator translates to MRSHAVPAHSVGGDVTSTVLAIGRSDFPNVLIDTLRRQADVGHCMVFALSRAGAARCLLDAGNIPIGGDLGAAYAGHFHESDPNRDTLFERESGAPIMLPAFAPRMYGARYRKIFFQDSGIVDKCATAIWVDDTCFYVNFYRITAQGRFSATQRERLWAIAPAIGASVARHFQQTATPDQSLAALFATRAPLAGLTPREQEVCRHILAGYSSEAISKGLGISLHSILTYRKRAYERLGISSQNELFAIVLRLLAGPRSLN
- a CDS encoding cytochrome P450 translates to MSTAPRIDIDPDTFWADPYPMLAEMRKKAPIAFVPQLGSTLLTSRDDISISEKQIDVFSSHQPAGLMNRLMGHNMMRKDGEAHQVERRAMFPTVSPKTVKAHWTAQFQAHADRIIDAIEPGRIDFMRDFALPFSGECLKSITGLTNIGFQDMDAWSQGMIEGIANYAGDPAVEARCHAATSGIDAAIDDILPVMRKNPDQSILGVLLASGMPMESVRANVKLAISGGQNEPRKAIAGTVWALLTHPDQLDLVRRGEVSWLQAFEEYARWISPIGMSPRRIARPWSIRDVSFELDERVFLMFGSANRDEKHFERADQFDVRRDTSKSVAFGAGPHFCAGAWASRAMIADVALPTVFARVKQLEIADDEPVRIGGWAFRGLLNLPMRWN
- a CDS encoding L,D-transpeptidase, translating into MGKRAKRGKAETLAIPMVARVAIGAVAIAVVGYSLLSRPTSVQPIRKPAAQQAQASSTPVYVATPVRAAAAAPAPAPAPIPAPAPLVEPPKAADGPGAFVRQVVDYASHQTPGTVIIDTGNTFLYFVLNDRQAMRYGIGVGREGFTWSGEQTVARKAEWPDWHPPAEMVSRQPYLPRFMAGGPGNPLGARAMYLGETEYRIHGTNKPDTIGKRVSSGCIRLTNEDVVDLYERVKVGAKVIVLPAIAARRPSQGAPLDAASRSPDPASPPNRPSATNAQMPSSGPKIAEAQ
- the napE gene encoding periplasmic nitrate reductase, NapE protein, which produces MSAPDDTTDRVRRKRMEIFAFLFLTAVVMPVLAVGTVGSYGLGVWIYQMFAGPPGPPPSPH